One window of the Nicotiana tabacum cultivar K326 chromosome 4, ASM71507v2, whole genome shotgun sequence genome contains the following:
- the LOC142179975 gene encoding uncharacterized protein LOC142179975, translating to MEMTDEDNGSTQEVVAVAPVIDQHHPLFMQSSDTPGSSLITVKLTGPENYTLWSSTMRVSLLEKSKLGFVDGRYPKEKFPPVLHELWEKCNAIVLSWIMNFMSAKLLSGMVYASSAHKVWMDLKETFDKVNGSRVLYLHKQIVTLTQGLSFVYAYFSKLKELWAEFDALIPCPGCGCEESKKYVEHFEYQRLLQFLMGLNETYSQSSNHILNMSPRPSINKAYSMIISKKSRRAMSHSSQLNAKGNLGKNHNFLGNEVTALFSSKRNACAGYGHSGGGNHSASSYRPRKNNLHCDYCNFKGHTRETCYKLNEYPPDFKSKKKGEFGNTVNYAQTNVGNYMTDTPTGPAQAGSTANFAGVSHVQQVSQNFQAGIPQFTQEQYNHILQLLDKQPECSGSAMAVGMLLCGDITKILAKLIVDSGASSHLENDFSLLINAKTVGDKGGKVHLPTGSVAHVSHIGSSSILKDLIVSNVMHIPDFKSSSVDRLGHAALDTLKKLNGFHDFQFVECSSKDKHCTVCPLAKQTRLPFPLSPTLSKSYFYTIHDNIWGHYRVPTYDGKRYFLTLVDDCSRSDNGCELFNSHMSELLQSLGIIHQSSCIYTPQQNGVVERRHKYILEHMRVFECLGYVVTVRRPDKFAPKAYPAVFLGCSAMQKGYRMFGLHTKEFHISRDVVFKEDVFPFQHMSYTSSTLFPVLDLNIVSSISPTNASWSIPTQSTPSSSLVSPASSNSAGPSILLSPASGLTDHVTVNDDPIIAPSAES from the exons ATGGAGATGACTGACGAGGACAATGGATCGACTCAGGAAGTTGTAGCTGTAGCACCAGTGATCGATCAACATCATCCGTTGTTTATGCAATCGAGTGACACTCCAGGTAGCTCTCTCATCACTGTCAAGCTCACAGGACCTGAGAATTACACTTTGTGGAGTAGTACTATGCGAGTTAGTCTACTAGAAAAAAGTAAGCTAGGGTTTGTAGATGGAAGGTATCCAAAAGAGAAGTTTCCTCCTGTTCTTCATGAACTTTGGGAAAAATGTAATGCTATAGTCCTATcatggattatgaattttatgaGTGCTAAATTATTGAGTGGCATGGTATATGCTTCGAGTGCTCACAAAGTGTGGATGGACCTCAAAGAGACATTTGACAAAGTTAATGGTTCTAGAGTGTTATATCTGCATAAACAAATTGTAACCCTGACTCAAGGACTTTCATTTGTGTATGCTTATTTCTCAAAATTGAAGGAGTTGTGGGCAGAGTTTGATGCTCTTATTCCCTGCCCTGGGTGTGGTTGTGAAGAGTCGAAGAAATATGTTGAGCATTTTGAGTACCAAAGGCTATTACAGTTTCTCATGGGCCTAAATGAGACATACTCTCAGTCAAGCAATCATATCTTGAACATGTCTCCTAGACCTTCCATAAACAAAGCTTACTCAATGATTATATCTAAAAAAAGCAGAAGAGCAATGTCCCATTCCTCTCAA CTGAATGCAAAAGGAAACCttgggaaaaatcacaacttCTTGGGAAATGAGGTGACAGCTCTATTTAGTAGCAAAAGGAATGCATGTGCTGGCTATGGTCATTCTGGAGGTGGTAATCACTCAGCTTCTAGCTACAGACCAAGAAAAAACAATCTACACTGTGATTATTGCAACTTCAAAGGTCACACTAGGGAAACTTGTTACAAACTGAATGAATATCCACCAGATTTTAAGTCAAAGAAGAAGGGTGAATTTGGTAATACAGTTAACTATGCTCAGACCAATGTTGGCAATTATATGACCGATACTCCCACTGGCCCTGCACAAGCAGGATCTACTGCTAACTTTGCAGGAGTCTCACATGTGCAACAAGTAAGTCAGAACTTCCAAGCTGGAATCCCTCAATTCACTCAAGAGCAGTACAACCATATTCTTCAACTTCTAGACAAGCAGCCTGAGTGTAGTGGTTCTGCTATGGCAGTAGGTATGCTATTATGTGGTGATATTACTAAAATTCTAGCTAAATTAATTGTAGACTCAGGGGCTTCAAGTCACTTGGAGAATGATTTTAGCTTGTTGATTAATGCTAAAACTGTTGGTGATAAAGGTGGAAAGGTTCACTTACCTACTGGTAGTGTAGCTCATGTTAGTCACATAGGGTCTTCTTCCATTCTTAAGGACCTAATAGTGTCTAATGTAATGCATATTCCTGACTTCAA gAGCTCTTCAGTGGATAG ATTGGGTCATGCAGCTCTAGATACTTTGAAGAAACTGAATGGTTTTCATGATTTTCAATTTGTTGAATGTAGTAGTAAAGACAAGCATTGTACAGTATGCCCTTTAGCTAAACAGACAAGACTACCTTTTCCTCTTAGTCCTACATTGTCTAAGTCCTACTTTTATACAATTCATGATAATATTTGGGGGCATTATAGAGTCCCTACCTATGATGGAAAGAGGTATTTCTTGACCTTGGTGGATGACTGTTCTAG ATCTGATAATGGGTGTGAGTTATTCAACTCCCATATGTCTGAATTGTTACAATCTCTGGGAATTATACATCAGAGCTCATGCATCTACACTCCACAGCaaaatggagttgttgaaagaagaCACAAGTATATTTTGGAG CACATGAGAGTCTTTGAATGCTTGGGATATGTGGTTACAGTTAGAAGACCTGATAAGTTTGCTCCCAAAGCATATCCTGCAGTCTTTCTTGGTTGCTCTGCTATGCAGAAGGGATATAGGATGTTTGGGCTTCATACAAAAGAATTTCATATTAGTAGAGATGTAGTGTTTAAAGAGGATGTATTTCCTTTTCAGCATATGAGTTATACCAGCTCAACCTTATTTCCTGTTCTAGACCTCAATATTGTTTCATCAATTTCTCCTACAAATGCTTCTTGGTCTATACCTACTCAGTCCACACCTTCTTCCTCTCTTGTCTCTCCTGCCTCTTCTAATTCAGCTGGACCTTCTATTCTTCTTTCACCTGCTAGTGGTCTTACTGATCATGTCACAGTCAATGATGACCCTATCATAGCTCCTAGTGCTGAGTCATAA